The following proteins are encoded in a genomic region of Hymenobacter siberiensis:
- a CDS encoding SDR family oxidoreductase: protein MTDLTNQVAIVTGASRGIGKAIALLLALQGAKVVAVARNEAELRELGQQTQGLCLVADVSDEKDARHIIAETLRHYGRLDILICNAGVGSFNELENFEAAEWDRIFDTNVKGTFLLCKAAVPHFKAQKKGHIVGITSDVARRTFAHGTAYGASKFAQDAVLASLRKEVRPHGIKVSTIYPGLVDTYFNDTTPGSAEAAQTHLRPADIAQAVCYVLQAPAHVVVDELMLHPLTQEW, encoded by the coding sequence ATGACCGACCTCACCAACCAAGTTGCCATCGTCACCGGCGCCAGCCGGGGCATCGGCAAAGCCATTGCCCTGCTGCTGGCCCTGCAAGGCGCCAAAGTAGTAGCCGTAGCCCGCAACGAAGCCGAGCTCCGGGAGCTGGGCCAGCAAACCCAGGGCCTGTGCCTCGTAGCCGACGTGTCGGACGAAAAGGATGCCCGGCACATCATCGCGGAAACCCTGCGCCACTATGGCCGGCTGGATATCCTTATCTGCAACGCCGGCGTGGGCTCCTTCAACGAGCTTGAAAATTTCGAAGCCGCCGAGTGGGACCGCATTTTCGACACCAACGTGAAGGGCACATTCCTGCTCTGCAAAGCCGCCGTGCCGCATTTCAAGGCCCAGAAAAAGGGCCACATCGTGGGCATTACGTCCGATGTGGCCCGGCGCACCTTCGCCCACGGCACGGCTTACGGGGCCAGCAAGTTTGCCCAGGATGCCGTGCTGGCCAGCCTGCGCAAGGAAGTGCGCCCGCACGGCATCAAGGTGAGCACCATTTACCCCGGGCTGGTCGATACTTACTTCAACGACACCACGCCCGGCAGTGCCGAGGCTGCGCAAACCCACCTCCGCCCCGCCGATATTGCCCAGGCCGTGTGCTACGTGCTGCAAGCCCCCGCCCACGTGGTAGTGGATGAGCTGATGCTGCACCCGCTCACGCAGGAATGGTAG
- the glgP gene encoding alpha-glucan family phosphorylase — MAFTFKPYTPAAKYKTAAAYFSMEFAVDQALKTYSGGLGFLAGSHMRSGFELKQNLLGISILWTFGYYDQDRDAEQSMRAEFRHKHYSFLEDTGIIFPITIHGADVQVKALYLAPEVFGTVPMFFLTTDIPENDYLSRTISHHLYDPDSAARVAQSILLGVGGGKLLDELGRKTDVYHLNEGHGLPLAFYLYEKHGRDLAEVQKRLVFTTHTPELAGNEERPMKLLTDMTFFGSVPEEEVRRVARIGHGDTLNYTLTALRFARKANAVSKVHGTVANEMWGHYEGICPIIPITNSQNGSYWRDPQLAAALKSKDDAALLARKQELKKDLFKIVADQTGNVFDPNVITIVWARRFAAYKRADLILRHFERFVELANNAKHPIQMIWAGKPYPKDFGAVALFNEIVKRTAGRKNCAVLTGYELGLSAALKKGSDIWLNTPRFPREASGTSGMTAAMNASVNLSIADGWIPEFCRDGENGFLIPIVDVTLPDNVKDDSEATALLDVLENRVLPLYYDQPENFLKVVKTAMKDVEPEFESGRMAREYYELLYKA, encoded by the coding sequence ATGGCTTTCACTTTTAAACCCTACACGCCCGCCGCCAAGTACAAGACGGCTGCCGCGTATTTCTCGATGGAGTTCGCCGTCGACCAGGCCCTCAAAACCTACTCCGGTGGCCTCGGCTTCCTGGCCGGCTCGCACATGCGCTCGGGTTTCGAGCTGAAGCAGAATCTGTTGGGCATCAGCATTCTGTGGACGTTCGGCTACTACGACCAGGACCGCGACGCCGAGCAGAGCATGCGCGCCGAGTTCCGCCACAAGCACTACTCCTTTCTGGAGGATACGGGCATCATCTTCCCCATCACCATCCACGGCGCCGATGTGCAGGTGAAGGCCCTGTACCTGGCCCCGGAGGTGTTTGGCACGGTGCCGATGTTCTTCCTGACCACCGACATTCCCGAGAACGACTACCTCTCGCGCACCATCTCGCACCACCTCTACGACCCGGACTCGGCGGCCCGCGTGGCTCAGAGCATTCTGTTGGGCGTGGGCGGCGGCAAGCTGCTCGATGAGCTCGGCCGCAAAACCGACGTGTACCACCTCAACGAGGGTCATGGCCTGCCGCTGGCCTTCTACCTCTACGAAAAGCACGGCCGCGACCTGGCCGAGGTGCAGAAGCGCCTCGTGTTCACGACGCACACCCCCGAGCTGGCCGGCAACGAGGAGCGCCCGATGAAGCTGCTCACCGACATGACCTTTTTCGGCAGCGTGCCCGAAGAGGAAGTCCGCCGCGTGGCCCGCATCGGCCACGGCGATACGCTCAACTACACCCTCACCGCGTTGCGCTTTGCCCGTAAGGCCAACGCTGTGAGCAAGGTACACGGCACCGTGGCCAACGAAATGTGGGGCCACTACGAGGGCATCTGCCCCATCATCCCCATCACAAACAGCCAGAATGGCAGCTACTGGCGCGACCCGCAGCTGGCCGCCGCCCTCAAAAGCAAGGACGACGCCGCCCTGCTGGCCCGCAAGCAGGAGCTGAAAAAGGACCTGTTTAAAATCGTGGCCGACCAGACCGGCAACGTGTTCGACCCCAACGTCATCACCATCGTGTGGGCCCGCCGCTTTGCCGCCTACAAGCGCGCCGACCTTATTCTGCGTCACTTCGAGCGCTTCGTGGAGCTGGCCAACAATGCCAAGCACCCCATTCAGATGATTTGGGCCGGCAAGCCCTACCCGAAGGACTTCGGCGCAGTGGCTTTGTTCAATGAAATTGTCAAGCGCACGGCCGGTCGGAAGAACTGCGCCGTACTGACGGGCTACGAGTTGGGTCTGTCGGCTGCCCTCAAAAAGGGTTCCGACATTTGGCTGAACACGCCCCGCTTCCCGCGCGAAGCCAGCGGCACCAGCGGCATGACCGCCGCCATGAACGCCAGCGTGAACCTGAGCATTGCCGATGGCTGGATTCCCGAATTCTGCCGCGACGGCGAAAACGGCTTCCTCATTCCGATTGTGGACGTGACCCTGCCCGATAACGTGAAGGACGATTCCGAGGCCACTGCCTTGCTCGACGTGCTTGAAAATAGAGTATTACCCCTGTACTACGACCAGCCCGAAAACTTCCTGAAAGTGGTGAAAACCGCCATGAAGGACGTGGAGCCCGAGTTTGAATCCGGCCGCATGGCCCGGGAGTACTACGAGCTGCTGTATAAGGCCTAA
- a CDS encoding alpha-amylase family glycosyl hydrolase has protein sequence MKFPPFLLAAAVLLLPFSSSATAGPASPAAGPNATAKAAPAVRIDPTYWWVGMKNPKLQLLVNAPGIGNTMAILAAYPGVTIESQQKLESANYLIINLIIAPATKPGLLKLGLKSGNTYRPYTYELRARNTDPQRTQGLTQADFIYMLMPDRFSNGDPKNDVVKGTRVNHIARDSMYARHGGDLRGIQNHFDYFKKLGATAIWPTPVIENDMPKASYHGYAVTDCYQIDPRYGTNAEYQQFVKAAHADGLKVVQDIVLNHWGSYHHLFLDKPAADWFHAFPTFTRSNYNAFALNDPYGSKRDYTLFNDGWFDTTMPDVNQGNPLVATYIIQNFLWWVESTGIDGYRIDTYPYSEPNFLMAWGKAIADEYPKLAQFGEAWEGTEAEQAFFAQNILPPVNGFKSNMPGLLDFQICFAISDALKTENGDLSKLYHALQGDWLYVDATRNVPFLDNHDMSRFYSVIGEDFGKFKTGIAWLLTLRGTPQLYYGTEVLMKNFSNPDGKVREDFPGGFAGDKTDYFSARPGQAGEAFDYVSKLANYRKAHPVLSSGKLMQFIPQDGVYTYFRYSDKECVMVIANNTKDEKKVDGTRFAERFEGFSSGVEVVSGAVISDLTKLTVPAHTAWVVELRK, from the coding sequence ATGAAATTCCCACCCTTTTTACTGGCTGCGGCGGTGCTGCTGCTGCCCTTTTCATCATCCGCCACGGCTGGCCCGGCCAGCCCGGCAGCCGGGCCCAACGCTACTGCCAAAGCCGCCCCGGCCGTCCGCATCGACCCCACTTACTGGTGGGTGGGCATGAAGAACCCAAAGCTGCAGCTGCTGGTGAACGCGCCCGGCATTGGGAACACAATGGCTATTCTGGCCGCCTATCCAGGCGTGACCATTGAGAGCCAGCAAAAGCTGGAGAGTGCTAATTACCTCATCATTAATCTAATTATAGCCCCCGCTACCAAGCCCGGCCTGCTGAAGCTGGGGCTGAAAAGCGGCAACACCTACCGCCCCTACACCTACGAGCTGCGCGCCCGCAACACCGACCCGCAGCGCACGCAGGGCCTCACGCAGGCCGACTTCATCTACATGCTGATGCCCGACCGGTTCTCGAACGGCGACCCGAAGAATGACGTGGTGAAGGGCACCCGCGTGAACCACATTGCCCGCGACTCGATGTACGCCCGCCACGGCGGCGACCTGCGCGGCATCCAGAACCACTTCGACTATTTCAAAAAGCTGGGGGCCACGGCCATCTGGCCCACGCCGGTCATCGAAAACGACATGCCCAAGGCCAGCTACCACGGCTATGCCGTGACGGACTGCTACCAGATTGACCCACGCTACGGCACCAACGCCGAGTACCAGCAATTTGTGAAAGCTGCCCACGCCGACGGCCTGAAGGTGGTGCAGGACATCGTACTCAACCATTGGGGCAGCTACCACCACTTGTTTCTCGACAAGCCGGCGGCCGACTGGTTCCACGCCTTCCCCACCTTCACGCGCAGCAACTACAACGCCTTCGCCCTGAACGACCCCTACGGCTCGAAGCGCGACTACACGCTGTTCAACGACGGCTGGTTTGATACCACCATGCCCGACGTGAACCAGGGCAACCCGCTGGTGGCCACCTACATCATCCAGAACTTTCTGTGGTGGGTGGAATCGACGGGTATCGATGGGTATCGCATTGATACATACCCCTATTCCGAGCCAAACTTCCTAATGGCCTGGGGCAAAGCCATTGCCGACGAATACCCCAAGCTGGCCCAGTTTGGCGAGGCCTGGGAGGGCACCGAGGCCGAGCAGGCCTTCTTCGCCCAGAACATTCTGCCGCCGGTGAACGGCTTTAAATCGAATATGCCCGGCCTGCTGGATTTCCAGATTTGCTTCGCGATTTCGGACGCGCTGAAAACCGAAAACGGCGACCTCAGCAAGCTTTACCACGCCTTGCAGGGCGATTGGCTGTACGTGGATGCCACCCGCAACGTGCCCTTTCTCGACAACCACGACATGAGCCGCTTCTATTCAGTGATTGGCGAGGATTTCGGTAAGTTCAAAACCGGCATTGCCTGGCTGCTGACCCTGCGCGGCACGCCCCAGCTCTACTACGGCACCGAGGTGCTGATGAAGAACTTCTCGAACCCCGACGGCAAGGTGCGCGAGGACTTCCCCGGCGGGTTTGCGGGGGACAAAACCGACTATTTTTCGGCACGGCCGGGCCAGGCCGGCGAGGCGTTCGACTACGTGAGCAAGCTGGCGAATTACCGGAAAGCGCACCCGGTTTTGAGTTCGGGCAAATTGATGCAGTTTATCCCGCAGGATGGGGTGTACACGTACTTCCGGTATTCGGACAAGGAGTGCGTGATGGTGATTGCCAACAACACGAAGGACGAGAAGAAGGTGGACGGGACGCGGTTTGCGGAGCGTTTTGAGGGCTTCTCTTCGGGGGTTGAGGTAGTGAGCGGGGCTGTCATCAGCGACCTGACCAAGCTGACGGTGCCGGCGCACACGGCTTGGGTGGTGGAGCTACGGAAATAG
- a CDS encoding protoporphyrinogen/coproporphyrinogen oxidase, producing MSSSQLPIIIIGAGMAGLACATWLHRAGHAVLVLEAADAVGGRVRTDITPDGFRLDRGFQVMLTNYPEARRIFDYGALNLKSFRSGAVIRLADGRQTTLQNPLQAPLAAFSALTSPIGTLSDKLRILSLVRHVLKYTPEELLARPATDTLSFLQRYGWSEQMINSFFKPFFGGVFLDRQLTTSSNFFEFVFQQFVTGEAAVPALGMQQLPEQLAAHLPAGTVRLNASVAGVVDGTQVRLTTGQVLHGSAVVLATDGLSSLRLLAGRSGNPDDSLTAQKLGFPTAARLTTCTYFATPGGHSPGRNDKLLRLNAGTSALAHNVAFPADVSGAYAPAGRALISVSTHGERSLSEEELTARLREELAAWFGPAARQWEHLRSYRIPTALPVYLPGQPVEQPLKLAETLYRCGDWTSYPSLNAALATGREVAEMIIKS from the coding sequence ATGAGTAGCTCTCAACTTCCCATCATCATCATTGGCGCGGGCATGGCCGGGCTGGCCTGCGCCACCTGGCTGCACCGCGCCGGCCACGCCGTGCTCGTGCTTGAAGCGGCCGATGCCGTGGGCGGCCGTGTGCGGACCGACATCACGCCCGACGGCTTCCGGCTCGACCGGGGCTTTCAGGTGATGCTCACCAACTACCCCGAGGCCCGGCGCATCTTCGACTACGGCGCGCTGAACCTGAAAAGCTTCCGCTCCGGGGCCGTTATTCGGCTGGCCGACGGGCGGCAAACCACCCTGCAAAACCCGCTGCAAGCTCCACTGGCAGCGTTTTCGGCGCTCACTTCGCCCATTGGGACGCTGTCCGATAAGCTGCGCATCCTCAGCCTGGTGCGGCACGTGCTGAAATACACGCCCGAGGAGCTGCTGGCCCGCCCGGCCACTGATACGCTCAGCTTCCTGCAGCGCTACGGCTGGAGCGAGCAGATGATAAACTCGTTTTTCAAGCCGTTTTTCGGCGGTGTTTTCCTCGATAGGCAGCTCACCACTTCCAGCAATTTCTTCGAGTTTGTATTCCAACAGTTTGTGACCGGCGAGGCGGCCGTGCCCGCTCTGGGCATGCAGCAGCTACCCGAGCAGCTGGCGGCCCACCTGCCCGCCGGCACGGTGCGCCTCAACGCGTCGGTGGCCGGCGTGGTCGATGGCACGCAAGTGCGCCTCACCACCGGCCAGGTATTGCACGGCTCGGCCGTAGTGCTGGCCACCGACGGCCTGAGCTCCCTGCGCCTGCTGGCCGGCCGCAGCGGCAACCCCGACGACAGCCTTACGGCCCAGAAACTCGGCTTTCCCACGGCCGCCCGCCTCACCACCTGCACCTACTTTGCTACGCCCGGTGGCCACTCGCCGGGCCGCAACGACAAACTGCTGCGCCTGAACGCCGGCACCAGTGCCCTGGCTCACAACGTGGCCTTCCCCGCCGATGTGAGCGGCGCTTACGCCCCCGCCGGCCGCGCCCTGATATCGGTGAGCACCCACGGCGAGCGCAGCCTCAGCGAGGAAGAGCTGACTGCCCGTCTGCGCGAGGAGCTGGCCGCCTGGTTTGGGCCGGCCGCCCGCCAGTGGGAGCACCTGCGCAGCTACCGCATCCCCACGGCGCTGCCGGTGTACCTGCCCGGCCAGCCCGTAGAACAGCCCCTGAAACTGGCCGAAACCCTCTACCGCTGCGGCGACTGGACTTCCTATCCCTCACTGAACGCGGCGCTGGCCACCGGCCGTGAAGTGGCCGAGATGATTATTAAAAGCTGA
- a CDS encoding MFS transporter: MAAPTAVATASTREKPRLSFWQIWNMSFGFLGIQFGFALQNSNMSRIFETMGAKTDEIAFLWLAAPITGLLVQPVIGYLSDRTWSPRWGRRRPYFFVGALLASLALIVMPNVTALWMAAGMLWILDSSINISMEPFRALVGDLLPSQQRTTGFGAQTFFIGVGAIVGSSLPWMFANWFGVSNTPEPGHISLSLKYAFYVGGLVFFLAVLWTIIRTKEYPPENLAEFEAEKARTAGFANGLKESFDGIFHMPKTMRQLAVVQFFSWFALFSMWIYTTQAVTSHIFHTTDTASALYNKGGDWVGVCFSVYNGLSAVVALLLPVVARATSRRFTHMLALVMGGVGLISIYFIQDYHYILISMVGVGIAWASILSVPYAMLAGALPSNKMGYYMGVFNFFIVIPQGVAGLILGPLTKHVFHDQPIFTLVLGGASMIMAGLLTLRVHDADDIRLPAEAESAETLGYDALAPANPQV, from the coding sequence ATGGCTGCTCCCACCGCCGTCGCCACCGCCAGTACCCGCGAAAAACCCCGGCTTAGCTTCTGGCAAATCTGGAACATGAGCTTCGGCTTCCTCGGCATTCAGTTCGGCTTTGCGCTGCAAAACAGCAACATGAGCCGGATTTTTGAAACAATGGGGGCCAAAACCGACGAAATTGCCTTCCTCTGGCTGGCCGCGCCTATCACGGGTCTGCTGGTGCAGCCCGTCATCGGCTACCTCTCGGACCGCACCTGGAGCCCGCGCTGGGGCCGCCGCCGGCCGTACTTCTTCGTGGGAGCGCTGCTGGCCTCGCTGGCGCTCATCGTGATGCCCAACGTGACGGCCCTGTGGATGGCCGCCGGCATGCTCTGGATTCTCGATTCGAGCATCAACATTTCGATGGAGCCCTTCCGGGCGCTGGTCGGCGACTTGCTGCCCTCGCAGCAGCGCACCACCGGCTTCGGCGCCCAAACGTTTTTCATCGGCGTGGGGGCCATCGTGGGCTCGTCGCTGCCGTGGATGTTTGCCAACTGGTTCGGCGTTTCCAACACGCCCGAGCCCGGCCACATCTCGCTTTCGCTGAAATACGCCTTCTATGTGGGCGGCCTGGTGTTCTTCCTGGCCGTGCTCTGGACCATCATCCGCACCAAGGAATACCCGCCTGAAAACCTGGCCGAGTTCGAGGCTGAGAAGGCCCGCACCGCCGGCTTCGCCAACGGACTTAAAGAGTCGTTCGATGGCATTTTCCACATGCCCAAAACCATGCGCCAGCTGGCCGTGGTGCAGTTCTTCTCGTGGTTCGCACTGTTCTCGATGTGGATTTACACCACCCAGGCCGTTACCAGCCACATTTTCCATACTACGGATACCGCCTCGGCGCTCTACAACAAGGGCGGCGACTGGGTGGGCGTGTGCTTCTCGGTGTATAACGGCCTGTCGGCGGTGGTGGCGCTGCTGCTGCCCGTGGTGGCCCGCGCCACCAGCCGCCGCTTCACCCACATGCTGGCCCTGGTGATGGGCGGCGTGGGACTGATTTCGATTTACTTCATCCAGGATTACCACTACATCCTGATTTCGATGGTGGGCGTGGGCATTGCCTGGGCCAGCATCCTGAGCGTGCCCTACGCCATGCTGGCGGGCGCGCTGCCGTCCAACAAAATGGGCTACTACATGGGCGTGTTCAACTTCTTCATCGTGATTCCGCAGGGCGTGGCCGGCCTAATTCTGGGGCCGCTGACGAAGCATGTGTTTCACGACCAGCCCATCTTCACGCTGGTGCTCGGCGGCGCGTCCATGATAATGGCGGGTCTGCTGACCCTGCGCGTGCACGATGCCGACGACATCCGCCTGCCCGCCGAAGCCGAGTCCGCCGAAACCCTGGGCTACGATGCCCTGGCTCCCGCCAACCCGCAAGTGTAG
- a CDS encoding alpha-amylase family protein translates to MKKLLLAGGLLSLAAFSLPHPPVNKKHPQATDPNTTAEVPKDNKLVIYQLMTRLFGNKVALNKPYGTIGENGCGKFNDITDKALDEIKALGVSHVWYTGVIEHATMTDYTSAGIPADDADVVKGRAGSPYAIKDYYDVAPDLAVTVKNRMSEYEALIKRTHDHGLKVLMDFIPNHVARSYKSDAKPLSVVDLGATDDKTKAFVPNNNFYYLPGKAFVVPANYNPLGPLKGPREDGKYFEMPAKATGNDVFTNAPSVNDWFETVKLNYGVDYVNGRQTHFEAVPDTWKKMRDILVFWTGKNVDGFRCDMVEMVPVEFWAWVIPELKKVKPGLVFIGEAYNPKEYRTYLEKGHFDFLYDKVGLYDDLRKLMRQEGTTEDITKVWKEESNGFSSHMLRFLENHDEQRIASKDFATDPRRAIPAMAVTATLASGPVMLYFGQEVGEPGHGSEGFSSEDGRTSIFDYWGVPEHQKWLNQGKFDGGKLSPEQKSLRDYYRRLLTVTSTSEAIRKGRFYELQDANNLGKEYNQRHLYTYLRYTDKQRLLIVVNFSADKTYKPVLTIPADAMTAMGLSTKKFYTYTDLLAEGEPRNALNVTLAPLSAHIFEIKSR, encoded by the coding sequence ATGAAAAAACTGTTGCTGGCCGGCGGCCTCCTCTCTTTGGCTGCTTTCTCGTTGCCTCACCCGCCCGTGAATAAGAAACATCCCCAAGCCACCGACCCCAACACCACCGCCGAAGTCCCGAAGGATAATAAGCTCGTCATTTACCAATTGATGACGCGCCTGTTCGGCAACAAGGTGGCCCTGAACAAGCCCTACGGCACCATCGGCGAGAACGGCTGCGGCAAGTTCAACGACATCACCGACAAGGCCCTCGACGAAATCAAAGCATTGGGGGTAAGCCATGTGTGGTACACCGGCGTGATTGAGCACGCCACCATGACGGACTACACCAGCGCCGGCATCCCGGCCGACGATGCCGACGTGGTAAAAGGCCGCGCCGGCTCGCCCTACGCCATCAAGGACTACTACGACGTGGCCCCGGACCTGGCCGTGACGGTGAAAAACCGCATGTCGGAGTACGAAGCCCTCATCAAGCGCACCCACGACCACGGCCTGAAGGTCCTCATGGACTTCATCCCCAACCATGTGGCCCGCTCCTATAAGTCGGATGCCAAGCCGCTGAGCGTGGTTGACCTAGGCGCGACCGATGACAAAACCAAGGCCTTCGTGCCCAACAACAACTTTTACTACCTGCCCGGCAAGGCCTTCGTGGTGCCCGCCAACTACAACCCGCTCGGCCCGCTGAAAGGCCCCCGCGAGGACGGCAAGTACTTCGAAATGCCCGCCAAGGCCACCGGCAACGACGTATTCACGAATGCGCCGAGTGTGAACGACTGGTTCGAAACCGTGAAGCTGAACTACGGCGTGGACTACGTCAATGGCCGCCAAACGCACTTCGAGGCCGTGCCGGATACCTGGAAGAAGATGCGCGACATTCTCGTATTCTGGACCGGCAAGAACGTGGACGGCTTCCGCTGCGACATGGTGGAGATGGTGCCCGTCGAGTTCTGGGCCTGGGTTATTCCCGAGCTGAAAAAGGTGAAGCCCGGCCTGGTATTCATCGGCGAAGCCTACAACCCCAAGGAATACCGCACCTACCTGGAGAAGGGCCATTTCGACTTCCTCTATGATAAAGTGGGCCTGTACGACGACCTGCGCAAGCTGATGCGTCAGGAAGGCACCACCGAGGACATCACCAAAGTATGGAAAGAGGAAAGCAACGGCTTCTCCTCGCACATGCTGCGCTTCCTCGAAAACCACGACGAGCAGCGCATCGCCAGCAAGGATTTTGCCACCGACCCGCGCCGCGCCATTCCGGCCATGGCCGTGACGGCCACCCTGGCCAGCGGCCCGGTGATGCTGTATTTCGGGCAGGAAGTGGGCGAGCCCGGCCATGGCTCCGAAGGCTTCAGCAGCGAAGACGGCCGCACCAGCATCTTCGACTACTGGGGCGTGCCCGAGCACCAGAAATGGCTGAACCAGGGCAAGTTCGATGGCGGCAAGCTCAGCCCCGAGCAAAAAAGCCTGCGCGACTATTACCGCCGCCTCCTGACGGTGACCAGCACCAGTGAGGCCATCCGCAAAGGCCGCTTCTACGAGCTGCAGGACGCCAACAACCTGGGCAAGGAGTACAACCAGCGCCATCTCTACACCTATCTGCGCTACACCGACAAGCAGCGGCTACTCATCGTCGTCAATTTCAGCGCCGATAAAACCTACAAGCCCGTCCTCACCATCCCGGCCGATGCCATGACGGCCATGGGCTTGAGCACCAAGAAATTCTATACTTACACCGACCTCCTCGCCGAGGGCGAGCCCCGCAACGCCCTCAACGTGACGCTGGCCCCGCTATCAGCGCATATTTTCGAGATAAAGTCTCGGTAA
- a CDS encoding GxxExxY protein, which translates to MSENDISFNVRKAAFAVHTALGPGLLESSYEDAMLYELRRAGFAVQTQVGLPMIYAGQQLDIGYRIDMLVNRKVIVELKSVDSILDVHKEQLLTYLKLSKCKLGLLINLNVVHVKEGILRIVNGLEETLRTSA; encoded by the coding sequence ATGAGTGAAAACGATATTTCCTTCAATGTGCGTAAGGCTGCATTCGCAGTGCATACCGCTTTGGGTCCGGGCTTACTGGAATCTTCTTACGAAGACGCCATGCTGTATGAACTGCGGCGCGCGGGTTTCGCAGTGCAAACACAGGTAGGCCTGCCAATGATATATGCGGGGCAGCAGCTTGATATCGGCTACCGCATCGATATGCTGGTCAACCGCAAGGTTATTGTCGAATTGAAATCGGTAGACAGCATTTTGGATGTACACAAAGAGCAACTACTCACCTACCTTAAACTCTCCAAATGCAAGCTCGGCTTGCTCATCAACTTAAACGTCGTACACGTCAAAGAAGGCATTCTGCGCATCGTGAACGGCCTAGAAGAAACTCTGCGGACCTCCGCGTAA
- a CDS encoding hydrolase has product MRLSLSVRYMVAPLLGAILFAGCSKSELTPEAPAAATALQNVSAPGFPEGFETGTKTAYTTGSVTLGSGSWTLNDALIGNTTSDAHTGTWSARVRNSGMLSMNFDLTGGAGVVTVGHALYGTDASGTWELWASGNSGSSYAKVGSTITSSSASLSTASFAVNLAGTVRLQVRKTDGSTNRLNFDNITVESYSGGTPPPTGSKKFLFDASHAETAGNADWVLDVDAGVVPRYPTPAASGITASTPETYWTAALSSWGVALVKLGNSVENLPSGTAITYGNASNPQDLANYNVFVVDEPNTLFTATEKTAIINFVKNGGGLFMISDHTVSDRNNDGYDSPAIWNDLMTNNSVQADPFGYSIALTNISETTSNILASSTNTILNGSQGAVTQLKFSNGATMTKTTGSQATPLVWQTTASQGNTNIMCLSSTYGTGRVVCITDSSPADDGTGSPGNTVYPGWTELASHAKLHLNASLWLAQQQ; this is encoded by the coding sequence ATGCGTCTGTCACTTTCTGTTCGCTACATGGTGGCCCCCTTGCTGGGCGCTATCTTGTTTGCCGGCTGTTCAAAATCGGAGCTTACCCCGGAGGCCCCGGCGGCGGCCACCGCGTTGCAAAACGTGTCGGCACCGGGCTTCCCCGAAGGCTTTGAGACGGGCACCAAAACGGCTTATACCACGGGCAGCGTCACGTTGGGCTCGGGCTCGTGGACGCTGAATGATGCCCTCATCGGCAATACGACATCCGATGCCCACACCGGCACCTGGTCGGCCCGCGTGCGCAATAGCGGCATGCTGAGTATGAACTTCGACCTGACCGGCGGCGCGGGCGTGGTTACGGTGGGCCACGCCCTCTATGGCACCGATGCCAGCGGCACCTGGGAGCTATGGGCCAGCGGCAACAGCGGCAGCAGCTACGCCAAAGTGGGCAGCACCATCACCAGCAGCAGCGCCAGCCTGAGCACGGCCTCCTTCGCCGTGAACCTGGCCGGCACCGTGCGCCTGCAGGTGCGCAAAACCGACGGCAGCACCAACCGCCTGAACTTTGATAACATTACCGTGGAAAGCTACAGCGGCGGCACGCCGCCGCCTACCGGCAGCAAGAAATTCCTGTTCGATGCCAGCCATGCCGAAACGGCCGGCAACGCCGACTGGGTGCTGGATGTAGATGCCGGCGTGGTGCCGCGCTACCCCACGCCAGCCGCGTCGGGCATCACGGCCAGCACGCCGGAAACCTACTGGACGGCCGCCCTTTCCTCGTGGGGCGTAGCCCTCGTGAAGCTGGGTAACTCGGTGGAGAACCTGCCTTCGGGCACGGCCATCACCTACGGCAATGCTTCGAACCCCCAGGATTTGGCTAACTACAACGTATTCGTGGTGGATGAGCCGAACACGCTGTTCACGGCTACGGAGAAAACGGCCATCATCAACTTCGTGAAAAACGGCGGTGGTCTGTTCATGATTTCCGACCATACCGTTTCGGACCGCAACAACGACGGCTACGATTCGCCGGCCATCTGGAACGATTTGATGACCAACAATTCGGTACAGGCCGACCCCTTCGGCTATAGCATCGCCCTCACCAACATTTCAGAAACCACCAGCAACATACTGGCCAGCAGCACTAACACCATCCTGAACGGTTCGCAGGGTGCCGTGACGCAGCTCAAGTTCTCGAACGGTGCGACGATGACCAAAACCACGGGCTCGCAGGCCACGCCGCTGGTTTGGCAGACTACCGCCAGCCAGGGCAACACCAACATCATGTGCCTGAGCAGCACCTACGGCACGGGCCGCGTGGTGTGCATCACCGACTCGTCGCCGGCCGACGATGGCACCGGCAGCCCCGGCAACACCGTGTACCCCGGCTGGACCGAACTGGCCAGCCACGCCAAGCTGCACCTGAACGCCTCGCTCTGGCTCGCCCAGCAGCAGTAA